Proteins encoded by one window of uncultured Bacteroides sp.:
- a CDS encoding endonuclease/exonuclease/phosphatase family protein — protein MKKLLIVLNLLLLFSLFGNAQEKKYALYSAAFYNLENLFDYTHDQGKDDYEYLPDGKNGWDSIKYVSKLHNMAQVISQLARDKQPEGPAFIGVAEVENRKVLEALVKQPALASTGYQFVHYEGPDKRGIDCGLIYNPALFKVTTSKLDLYVNPNDTVHKTRGFLIVSGILANEKVTVIVNHWPSRGAESPARVLAGQQVRVLKDSLLTADPASKVIIMGDMNDDPMDQSMSQALGAKREIKDVEQGGLYNPWWNTLAKGMGTLTYKGKWNLFDQIVVSSNLLGDDRSTLKFCQNEIFYRDFMIEQEGKYKGSPKRTFGGSTWLNGYSDHLPTIIYLIKEIK, from the coding sequence ATGAAAAAATTACTTATAGTATTAAACCTACTTCTCCTTTTTTCTTTGTTTGGTAATGCACAAGAAAAAAAGTATGCACTCTATAGTGCCGCATTTTATAATTTAGAAAACTTATTTGATTACACTCATGATCAGGGTAAGGACGATTACGAATACCTACCCGATGGTAAGAATGGATGGGATTCTATAAAGTATGTATCCAAGCTACATAATATGGCTCAAGTGATAAGCCAGCTTGCAAGAGACAAACAACCCGAAGGACCTGCCTTTATAGGCGTTGCCGAGGTTGAAAATAGAAAAGTACTTGAGGCTTTGGTCAAACAACCTGCCCTTGCATCTACCGGTTATCAGTTTGTTCATTATGAAGGACCGGATAAGCGTGGCATAGATTGTGGACTTATATATAATCCTGCATTATTTAAGGTAACTACAAGTAAACTTGATCTCTATGTGAACCCCAATGACACAGTTCATAAAACACGTGGTTTCCTTATTGTTAGTGGAATTCTGGCAAATGAAAAGGTTACTGTTATAGTAAACCACTGGCCCTCCAGGGGAGCAGAATCTCCTGCACGTGTACTTGCCGGACAGCAGGTGCGTGTACTAAAAGACTCTTTGCTTACGGCTGATCCTGCTTCCAAGGTAATTATCATGGGAGATATGAATGACGATCCAATGGACCAGAGTATGAGCCAGGCATTGGGAGCAAAGCGTGAAATTAAAGATGTTGAACAAGGCGGATTGTATAATCCTTGGTGGAATACTTTGGCAAAAGGTATGGGAACTCTTACATACAAAGGAAAGTGGAATCTTTTTGATCAGATTGTTGTATCATCTAATTTGTTGGGTGATGATAGAAGTACTTTGAAATTTTGCCAAAATGAAATTTTTTATCGCGATTTCATGATTGAGCAGGAAGGTAAATATAAGGGATCACCTAAGAGGACTTTTGGAGGCAGCACTTGGTTAAACGGTTATAGTGATCACTTGCCAACTATAATTTATCTGATTAAAGAAATAAAATAA
- a CDS encoding endonuclease yields the protein MKKIFLYLLMQLLIVCIGGQLIAQVPSGYYSSAVGKKKAELKTALHSIIMNAKVLNYGSGAGSTWSGFAQTDVRPDGTVWDMYSNNKVPVNGNSAASGMNIEHSFPKSWWGGDERQSYRDLYNLNPSNSDANSAKSNYTMAVVDGAVTYSNGVIKVGKSSSRPGGLIDAWEPSDEYKGDFARAYMYMVTCYEDYSNDWTTTSALNELDKNTYPTFQQWAYQLLLKWSQQDPVSDKEINRNNTVSKIQGNRNPFIDYPELAEYIWGAKTETPWSENTDPVLYSPANNSTLDLGVTSISKILEKEVSVSGKNLTGDLAVSVTGTGFSVSTSVLTKDQVTAGAKVTVQYTSASAATSTGTLLLSGGGVSVLVNLTAEAVDGIPVLAASNVTSKSFVASWKNVSDATTKYDFSLYQSDKATLVSGYPVSVNASSETQTVANLTPDTQYYYKLAGGGLSSNLIGAKTLVAVPVVTATPQGGNLDFVTLPNVTSSVKSVTVSTEYINSNISVQVGTPFEISSDQQTWSNTITLASVGGTFYVRMASSVAGSYQSTLSLNCSEITDAQELTVNGSAELAKTFLEDFEKKNTVGYFNGEVESTTGSWVFVNTLIMNGDNSDLKNGIRSARIKPAGSISMNFDKQNGIGTLSLYAGTYGTDVATTLGIYYSSDAGTTWKSVAENIGVSNTFTEYKYSINISGNVRIKIVNLTTSGTKPRVNVDDISMTDYTSTGISKNESDSFRFYVQSNQLVIQNDKTQTICIYNISGQTIYKQKLMPGVTSVTLPQGIYILSGEGVVKKVIVK from the coding sequence ATGAAAAAGATTTTTCTGTATTTGTTAATGCAATTATTAATTGTCTGTATAGGTGGACAATTAATAGCACAGGTCCCGAGTGGTTATTATTCATCTGCAGTAGGGAAGAAAAAAGCAGAATTGAAAACTGCTTTACATTCCATAATTATGAATGCAAAAGTGCTGAATTATGGTAGTGGAGCTGGTAGTACGTGGTCGGGCTTTGCCCAGACAGATGTTCGTCCGGATGGAACAGTTTGGGATATGTACTCAAATAATAAGGTTCCTGTAAACGGTAATTCTGCTGCATCAGGCATGAATATAGAGCATTCATTTCCTAAAAGTTGGTGGGGAGGTGATGAGCGTCAGTCTTATAGAGACCTTTATAATCTGAACCCATCAAACAGTGATGCTAATTCAGCAAAGAGTAATTATACCATGGCTGTTGTTGACGGTGCTGTTACATATTCAAATGGAGTGATAAAAGTTGGGAAATCAAGTAGCCGCCCCGGAGGTTTAATTGATGCATGGGAACCATCCGATGAATACAAAGGTGATTTTGCCCGCGCATACATGTATATGGTAACATGTTATGAAGACTATTCAAATGATTGGACTACTACATCTGCTCTTAATGAACTGGATAAAAATACCTATCCTACCTTTCAACAGTGGGCTTATCAGCTTCTTCTTAAATGGAGCCAGCAAGATCCTGTAAGTGATAAGGAGATAAACAGAAACAATACTGTTTCTAAAATACAGGGAAACCGAAACCCATTTATAGATTATCCGGAATTGGCTGAGTATATCTGGGGAGCTAAGACGGAAACCCCATGGAGTGAGAATACTGATCCTGTGTTGTATTCACCGGCAAATAATTCAACTCTAGATTTGGGGGTTACTTCAATTAGCAAGATACTAGAGAAAGAAGTATCTGTCAGCGGAAAGAATCTAACTGGCGATTTGGCTGTAAGTGTTACTGGAACCGGATTTAGCGTTTCTACATCTGTTTTAACTAAAGATCAGGTGACTGCCGGTGCAAAAGTTACTGTTCAGTATACTTCTGCTTCAGCTGCAACTTCTACAGGAACATTGCTTTTGTCTGGAGGAGGAGTCTCAGTTTTAGTCAATCTGACTGCTGAGGCTGTTGATGGTATACCTGTACTTGCTGCATCAAATGTAACTTCAAAATCATTCGTTGCTTCATGGAAGAATGTGAGCGATGCAACAACAAAGTACGATTTTAGTCTTTATCAATCTGATAAAGCAACATTGGTAAGTGGTTATCCGGTAAGTGTTAATGCTTCTTCTGAAACACAAACTGTTGCAAATCTGACACCGGATACACAATATTATTATAAACTTGCCGGAGGTGGACTATCTTCAAATCTTATAGGTGCAAAAACATTAGTTGCTGTACCTGTAGTGACAGCAACTCCGCAGGGTGGGAATCTTGATTTTGTAACATTACCAAATGTAACCTCATCAGTAAAAAGCGTAACTGTTTCAACAGAGTATATTAATAGTAACATTTCTGTTCAAGTTGGTACTCCTTTTGAAATATCATCAGATCAACAGACGTGGTCTAATACTATAACTCTTGCTTCTGTAGGAGGAACTTTTTATGTTCGTATGGCTTCTTCTGTAGCAGGTAGTTATCAGTCAACTCTTTCTCTTAATTGTTCTGAAATTACAGATGCTCAGGAATTAACTGTAAACGGATCTGCTGAGTTAGCTAAAACATTTTTGGAGGATTTTGAGAAAAAAAACACAGTTGGATATTTTAATGGTGAAGTTGAAAGCACAACAGGAAGCTGGGTCTTTGTTAATACTTTAATAATGAATGGTGATAATAGCGATTTAAAAAATGGTATAAGATCTGCCCGAATAAAACCAGCAGGCTCAATTAGTATGAATTTTGATAAACAAAATGGTATTGGTACTTTATCTTTATATGCTGGTACCTACGGAACTGATGTTGCAACAACTCTGGGAATATATTACTCTTCAGATGCAGGAACTACATGGAAATCTGTTGCCGAAAATATTGGTGTATCGAATACATTCACAGAATATAAGTATTCAATTAATATCTCGGGAAATGTGAGAATTAAAATAGTAAATTTAACTACTTCCGGGACTAAACCTCGTGTGAATGTTGATGATATCTCTATGACAGATTACACTTCAACCGGTATTTCTAAGAACGAAAGCGATTCATTTCGTTTCTATGTGCAAAGTAATCAGCTTGTTATTCAGAATGACAAGACTCAGACAATTTGTATCTATAATATCTCCGGACAAACAATATATAAACAAAAGCTGATGCCAGGAGTTACTTCTGTAACACTTCCTCAGGGCATTTATATATTGAGTGGTGAAGGGGTAGTGAAAAAGGTTATAGTTAAGTAA
- a CDS encoding type B 50S ribosomal protein L31 produces the protein MKKGIHPESYRPVVFKDMSNGDVFLSQSTCNTKETVEFEGETYPLVKLEISNTSHPFYTGKSTMIDTAGRIDKFKSRYGDRSKK, from the coding sequence ATGAAAAAAGGTATTCATCCAGAATCATATCGTCCAGTCGTATTCAAAGATATGTCTAACGGCGATGTATTTTTATCTCAATCAACTTGCAACACTAAAGAAACTGTAGAATTCGAAGGTGAAACTTATCCATTGGTTAAGCTTGAAATTTCTAACACTTCACACCCATTTTACACTGGTAAATCTACAATGATAGATACAGCTGGTCGTATTGATAAGTTCAAAAGCCGTTACGGAGACCGTAGCAAAAAATAA
- a CDS encoding DUF3256 family protein, which produces MKKIVLLCFLMTCVISLHAQDAKSVFINIPDSLCPLLTKVNREDFADFLESKMKAQVKNKMDKMSEMKVLTKDYVSLQTTSLSNFQMKLLQLNDTTKIICVINTVCGPVCDSRISFYTTQWKELPSKDYIDMPGMESFFITPESAKLAAYNDARASLDFYLLKSDLSKDSNELVFTFTSPQNLDESLAKALEPFLKKELVYVWKDGRFALKN; this is translated from the coding sequence ATGAAAAAGATTGTTCTTCTTTGTTTTTTGATGACTTGTGTTATTTCCTTACATGCACAAGATGCTAAATCGGTATTTATTAATATCCCCGATTCGTTGTGTCCTTTACTGACTAAAGTTAACCGGGAAGACTTTGCTGATTTTCTGGAAAGCAAAATGAAAGCACAAGTAAAAAACAAGATGGACAAGATGTCTGAAATGAAGGTGCTTACTAAAGACTATGTCAGTTTACAAACCACCTCGCTGAGTAATTTTCAAATGAAGTTGCTTCAATTGAATGATACAACAAAAATTATCTGCGTAATCAATACAGTGTGCGGTCCGGTATGCGATAGTCGAATTTCCTTTTATACAACCCAATGGAAAGAACTTCCTTCAAAAGACTACATAGATATGCCGGGAATGGAGAGCTTCTTTATAACTCCTGAATCTGCAAAACTTGCTGCATATAATGATGCCCGTGCTTCTTTGGATTTCTATTTGCTGAAGTCTGATCTTTCCAAAGATAGCAATGAACTTGTTTTTACTTTTACTTCACCTCAGAATCTTGACGAAAGCTTAGCTAAAGCTTTGGAGCCTTTTTTAAAGAAGGAGCTTGTCTATGTTTGGAAAGATGGTCGGTTTGCATTGAAGAATTAA